In a genomic window of Deinococcus radiotolerans:
- a CDS encoding diguanylate cyclase: MRLRHLLLLTQLPFWALLLFAFLNLQSGLESRVQTLARSSDTRSQLEAVNALLTHVVNMETGVRGYVIAGQASFLEPYYRGEAAYPPVLKTLSRDAQLPAQERARLGRIGSVIRQWQTEVAQPEIRARPSQPEVAEALVRSGRGKRLLDAVRADVDALSQNLAAQLSVSDARAQRQLQALRRDLMIAAAVLLALSVATTLGAARMLTHPLSDLGRGARRITDTSGSVTVTERGPREYRDLASTFNRMTERIREARQATDQAVSQLERRNTWLSDLARLSDALQAARTLSEASEILTRALPHLLPHTSGQLLQHNASRNLLLQAAQWGEPLGTPGPDTCWALRRGETQGEAAGQPFMPRCSDQTGPYLCAPLFSHGETLGLLRIRPPAGADLSAQRAALDDVTRQVALALASLRLQDRLLQQSIRDPLTGLFNRRHLEAQLSAGVTAANATDAPLSLIALDIDHFKRLNDTFGHDAGDAALIRVSATLRDLAPTGSTPARPGGEEFTLLLPQTDLRAAQALAEQLRSAVEGLHLTHDGLPLGQVTVSLGVASLTAGVSGEGLVAAADQALYAAKRSGRNRVMAAT, encoded by the coding sequence GTGCGCCTGCGTCACCTGCTGCTGCTCACCCAGCTGCCCTTCTGGGCGCTGCTGCTGTTCGCCTTCCTGAACCTGCAAAGCGGCCTGGAAAGCCGGGTGCAGACGCTGGCACGCTCCAGCGACACCCGCTCGCAGCTGGAGGCCGTGAACGCCCTGTTGACGCACGTCGTGAACATGGAAACCGGGGTGCGCGGCTACGTGATTGCCGGACAGGCCAGCTTCCTGGAACCCTATTACCGTGGCGAGGCGGCCTACCCGCCCGTGCTGAAAACCCTGAGCCGCGACGCGCAACTGCCGGCGCAGGAGCGCGCGCGGCTCGGCCGCATCGGATCGGTCATCCGGCAGTGGCAGACCGAAGTGGCGCAGCCCGAGATCCGCGCCCGGCCGTCACAGCCGGAAGTGGCCGAGGCCCTCGTCCGCAGCGGCCGCGGCAAGCGACTCCTCGATGCGGTCCGCGCCGACGTGGACGCCCTCAGCCAGAATCTGGCCGCGCAGCTGAGCGTCTCAGACGCGCGGGCGCAGCGTCAGCTTCAAGCGCTCCGCCGGGACCTGATGATCGCCGCCGCGGTCCTGCTGGCCCTGAGTGTCGCCACGACGCTGGGCGCGGCGCGCATGCTCACGCACCCACTCTCCGATCTGGGCCGCGGCGCGCGCCGCATCACCGACACCAGCGGCAGCGTGACCGTCACGGAACGCGGCCCCCGCGAGTACCGCGACCTGGCCAGCACCTTCAACCGCATGACTGAACGCATCCGGGAGGCGCGGCAGGCCACGGACCAGGCCGTCAGTCAGCTAGAGCGCCGCAACACCTGGCTGAGCGACCTGGCCCGGCTGAGTGACGCCCTCCAGGCCGCACGCACGCTGAGCGAGGCGTCCGAAATCCTCACCCGCGCCCTGCCCCACCTGCTGCCCCACACCAGCGGGCAGCTGCTGCAACACAACGCGTCGCGCAACCTCCTGCTGCAGGCCGCGCAGTGGGGTGAACCGCTCGGCACGCCCGGCCCTGACACCTGCTGGGCCCTGCGGCGCGGCGAAACGCAGGGCGAGGCGGCCGGGCAGCCCTTCATGCCCCGCTGCTCGGACCAGACCGGCCCGTATCTGTGCGCGCCGCTGTTCTCGCACGGGGAGACCCTGGGGCTCCTGCGCATCCGCCCGCCCGCCGGCGCGGACCTGAGCGCGCAGCGCGCCGCGCTGGACGATGTAACGCGGCAGGTGGCGCTCGCGCTGGCCAGCCTGCGCCTGCAAGACCGGCTGCTGCAGCAGTCCATCCGTGACCCCCTGACCGGCCTGTTCAACCGCCGTCACCTGGAAGCGCAGCTGAGCGCCGGGGTGACCGCCGCGAACGCCACGGATGCCCCCCTGAGCCTGATCGCGCTGGACATCGATCACTTCAAGCGGCTGAACGACACCTTCGGGCATGACGCAGGCGACGCCGCACTGATCCGCGTGAGCGCCACACTGCGCGACCTCGCCCCGACCGGCAGCACCCCAGCCCGCCCCGGCGGGGAGGAATTCACGCTCCTGCTGCCCCAGACGGATCTGCGCGCCGCGCAGGCCCTGGCCGAGCAGCTGCGGAGCGCGGTCGAGGGTCTGCACCTCACGCACGACGGCCTGCCCCTGGGCCAGGTGACCGTGTCCCTGGGTGTTGCCAGCCTGACCGCAGGTGTATCGGGCGAGGGGCTCGTGGCGGCCGCCGATCAGGCCCTGTACGCCGCCAAGCGCAGCGGCCGGAACCGTGTCATGGCCGCCACCTGA
- the pdxR gene encoding MocR-like pyridoxine biosynthesis transcription factor PdxR — MPRPTAPPVNLPLTLDREAGGLTRQLAGQLRAAVRSGVLTPGQRMPSTRALADALDVGRGVVFEAFDALLAEGYLIGRDRSGTFVAPDLPPDSPGARPAPVVTARWLRPVPDAQVEPPTPQALLAFRVGQTDTRYLNGGAWRQVWRRVALDALPDDYADPAGDPDLRAEVAAYLRRARGLVCGADDVIITSGALQGVDLIAQATLTPGDAVAFEDPGYRLARQTFEARGADLLPVPVDGDGLTVGALPTGAGAPLLVYTTPSHQFPLGVRLSVPRRLALLDWAQQHDALILEDDYDSEFRFGATPLPALASLDTAGCVVYLGTFSKVLSPAVRVGYVVAPAPLRDRLLALKARADAHTSWPVQRALSALLAGGHLEAHIRRMRREYSARRLALDEELTPLAPHARLLGLAAGLHVYLDFTAGLDAAAVAAACRQQGVLVSPVAPLYRGAPDRAGLLLGYGGLTAAEVRRGAQVIVQAVQDHVN, encoded by the coding sequence ATGCCCCGCCCGACCGCGCCGCCCGTGAACCTGCCCCTCACCCTGGACCGGGAGGCGGGGGGCCTGACGCGGCAACTGGCTGGGCAGCTGCGCGCGGCCGTGCGGTCGGGCGTGCTCACGCCGGGGCAGCGGATGCCGTCCACGCGCGCGTTGGCGGACGCGCTGGACGTGGGCCGGGGCGTGGTGTTCGAGGCGTTCGACGCCCTGCTGGCCGAGGGGTACCTGATCGGGCGGGACCGTTCGGGGACGTTCGTGGCGCCGGACCTGCCGCCCGACTCGCCCGGCGCGCGGCCCGCTCCGGTCGTCACGGCCCGCTGGTTGCGCCCGGTCCCGGACGCCCAGGTGGAGCCGCCCACCCCGCAGGCGCTGCTGGCCTTCCGCGTGGGGCAGACGGATACCCGCTACCTCAACGGAGGCGCGTGGCGGCAGGTGTGGCGGCGCGTGGCCCTGGATGCCCTGCCAGACGATTACGCGGACCCGGCAGGCGACCCGGACCTGCGGGCGGAGGTGGCAGCGTACCTGCGCCGCGCGCGGGGGCTGGTCTGCGGCGCGGACGACGTGATCATCACGTCCGGCGCGCTTCAGGGCGTGGACCTGATCGCGCAGGCGACCCTCACGCCGGGCGACGCGGTGGCGTTCGAGGATCCCGGTTACCGCCTGGCACGCCAGACGTTCGAGGCGCGCGGTGCGGACCTCCTGCCCGTCCCGGTAGACGGGGACGGCCTGACCGTGGGGGCGCTGCCGACCGGGGCGGGCGCGCCGCTGCTGGTGTACACCACGCCCAGTCATCAGTTTCCGCTGGGGGTGCGGCTGTCCGTGCCGCGCCGCCTGGCGCTGCTCGACTGGGCGCAGCAGCATGACGCCCTGATCCTGGAAGACGATTACGACAGCGAATTCCGTTTCGGTGCCACGCCGCTCCCGGCGCTGGCGTCACTGGACACGGCCGGGTGCGTGGTGTACCTCGGGACGTTCAGCAAGGTCCTCAGCCCCGCGGTGCGCGTGGGGTACGTGGTGGCGCCCGCGCCACTCCGGGACCGGCTGCTGGCCCTCAAGGCCCGCGCGGACGCCCACACGTCCTGGCCAGTGCAGCGCGCCCTGAGCGCCCTGCTGGCCGGCGGACATCTTGAGGCCCACATTCGCCGCATGCGCCGCGAGTACTCGGCGCGCCGCCTCGCCCTGGACGAGGAGCTGACGCCCCTGGCCCCGCACGCTCGCCTGCTGGGCCTCGCGGCGGGCCTGCACGTGTACCTGGACTTCACGGCGGGACTGGACGCTGCGGCGGTCGCTGCGGCGTGCCGTCAGCAGGGCGTGCTGGTCAGCCCGGTGGCACCCCTGTACCGCGGGGCGCCGGACCGCGCCGGGCTGCTGCTGGGCTACGGGGGCCTGACCGCCGCGGAAGTCCGGCGCGGCGCGCAGGTCATCGTCCAGGCCGTGCAGGATCACGTGAACTGA
- a CDS encoding GGDEF domain-containing protein: MIQAPFPPDPSSEACTRYGVQDLAAQPDLQALCHLTGAALGVQHVAVVFMTPRRSWTPAATGWAPRTLGVSGSEPEPTAFFWTRLDPRPPPEIGLALLRPRDTWTFAAGEPLVTPEHVTVGLLVIAGDRPDMMWTPALQVTLRAGAQLVIQTLEGRAARLDLRAAQQQQVELQRRLERATLAARTFQAIADLTALPLDEDDGLRGAAQLTAELIGVDWSGVQMDTGAPLEAVWPPDANLAQLLPALPPAGEGPVFTLDSGEGWHLQDGRPAALAWLEVPGRAARLLFVRCGPGARWTQSDRKVLRDLVWALKHVLSFTAQRSAVKGLEGQLHFALRNFPMILWITDAQGRLVTAEGSGLRGLGVQADAVLGRSLQALAGEVDSPAIRDQLGRAQELRRTITLAGRVYDTHQVLLPGGGTLGVAFDVTDLAQSRAQAQRAQAHAEILLELTQILALSEPLRAVTARVMTVLLPALPGTTLVMWEQGASLRPLVIRGAPLPGPAELEARAQLPDALRRAVQGADPVALGRTELDLHLPGAGLKAALIQPITAGESHLLLAAYRQEEWPWAEHELESLAVASRVLQVSLERRETLTNLNAAARSDPLTGLCNRRAFEEDLAQRLRRGPLTLVTLDVDGLKTINDQFGHARGDALLRAVMQALRSVLSGDDCAYRVGGDEFCLLLGGEQRPVLVQLQVALDTLPAQGFPDAGASVGVAYAPQEGQQSETLWQLADERMYAEKTRRRRARRPT, encoded by the coding sequence GTGATTCAGGCTCCGTTCCCGCCAGATCCCAGCTCCGAGGCCTGCACGCGGTACGGCGTGCAGGACCTCGCCGCGCAGCCTGATCTTCAGGCGCTGTGCCATCTGACGGGCGCCGCTCTGGGTGTGCAGCACGTGGCTGTGGTTTTCATGACGCCCAGACGCAGCTGGACTCCGGCTGCGACCGGCTGGGCACCCCGCACACTCGGGGTAAGCGGCTCAGAGCCTGAACCCACCGCCTTCTTCTGGACGCGCCTGGACCCGCGGCCACCACCGGAGATTGGGCTGGCTCTGCTGCGCCCCCGCGACACCTGGACGTTCGCGGCGGGCGAGCCTCTGGTCACGCCGGAGCACGTGACTGTCGGCCTGCTCGTGATCGCTGGTGACCGTCCGGACATGATGTGGACACCCGCTCTTCAGGTCACGCTGCGGGCAGGGGCGCAGCTGGTCATTCAGACCCTGGAAGGCCGCGCGGCCCGCCTGGACCTGCGGGCCGCGCAGCAGCAGCAGGTTGAGCTCCAGCGCCGACTGGAGCGCGCCACCCTGGCCGCCCGGACGTTTCAGGCGATCGCCGATCTGACCGCCCTCCCCCTGGACGAGGATGACGGCCTGCGCGGCGCCGCGCAGCTCACGGCGGAACTGATCGGCGTGGACTGGAGCGGCGTGCAGATGGACACCGGCGCGCCCCTGGAAGCGGTCTGGCCGCCCGACGCGAACCTGGCACAGCTTCTCCCGGCCCTGCCACCAGCCGGGGAGGGCCCAGTGTTCACGCTGGACAGCGGTGAGGGCTGGCACCTTCAGGACGGGCGCCCGGCCGCGCTAGCGTGGCTGGAGGTGCCGGGGCGCGCCGCGCGGCTGCTGTTCGTGCGGTGCGGTCCGGGGGCGCGCTGGACGCAGTCGGACCGGAAGGTGCTGCGTGACCTCGTGTGGGCCCTCAAGCACGTCCTGTCATTCACCGCGCAGCGCAGCGCCGTGAAGGGCCTCGAAGGGCAGCTGCATTTCGCGCTGCGAAATTTTCCCATGATCCTGTGGATCACCGACGCGCAGGGGCGCCTCGTCACGGCGGAAGGCAGTGGCCTGCGCGGGCTGGGCGTGCAGGCCGACGCGGTGCTGGGCCGCTCGCTCCAGGCCCTGGCTGGTGAGGTTGACAGTCCCGCCATCCGTGATCAGCTCGGCCGGGCGCAGGAGCTGCGTCGCACGATCACCCTGGCCGGGCGGGTGTACGACACGCATCAGGTGCTCCTGCCAGGCGGGGGGACGCTGGGCGTGGCCTTCGACGTGACGGACCTCGCGCAGTCCCGCGCGCAGGCGCAGCGCGCGCAGGCCCACGCGGAGATCCTGCTGGAACTCACGCAGATTCTGGCGCTGTCTGAACCGCTGCGGGCCGTCACCGCGCGGGTCATGACGGTGCTGCTGCCCGCCCTGCCGGGCACCACGCTAGTCATGTGGGAACAGGGCGCGTCCCTGCGCCCGCTGGTGATCCGCGGGGCGCCGCTGCCCGGTCCGGCCGAACTTGAGGCCCGCGCGCAGCTGCCCGACGCCCTGCGCCGCGCCGTTCAGGGTGCCGACCCGGTCGCGCTGGGCCGGACGGAACTGGACCTGCACCTCCCGGGCGCCGGGCTAAAGGCCGCCCTGATCCAGCCCATCACGGCGGGTGAATCTCACCTGCTGCTCGCCGCCTACCGGCAGGAGGAGTGGCCCTGGGCGGAACACGAGCTGGAATCCCTGGCCGTGGCGTCCCGCGTGCTTCAGGTCAGCCTGGAGCGCCGGGAGACCCTCACGAACCTGAACGCCGCCGCCCGGTCGGACCCGCTGACCGGCCTGTGCAACCGGCGGGCCTTCGAGGAGGACCTCGCCCAGCGGTTACGCCGCGGCCCCCTGACCCTCGTCACGCTCGATGTGGACGGCCTGAAAACCATCAACGACCAGTTCGGGCACGCCCGCGGCGACGCCCTGCTGCGGGCCGTCATGCAGGCGCTACGGTCCGTGCTGAGCGGAGACGACTGCGCCTACCGCGTGGGGGGCGACGAATTCTGCCTGCTGCTGGGTGGGGAACAGCGGCCCGTCCTCGTTCAGCTTCAGGTGGCCCTGGACACCCTGCCCGCCCAGGGCTTCCCCGACGCCGGAGCGAGCGTCGGGGTTGCCTACGCGCCGCAGGAAGGGCAGCAGTCCGAGACGCTGTGGCAACTGGCGGACGAACGCATGTACGCCGAGAAGACCCGCCGCCGCCGCGCCCGCCGGCCCACCTGA
- a CDS encoding aminotransferase class III-fold pyridoxal phosphate-dependent enzyme — translation MTQPHPDTHDIIHENREHTLFSWSVQTQTNPIHMTGGKGSHFFDGEGNAWLDFSSQLININVGHQHPAVLEAIKAQVDTMCFAGPSFATDVRAQLGRKLREVTGLGKSFFTLGGSEANENAMKMARLYTGRDKIITRYRSYHGATMGSMTASGDPRRWPVEPGVPGIVRAFDPYCYRCPFGKTPDSCRRECVSHIEEIIQMEGPHTIAAIMVEGITGSNGLLVPPDDYYPKLRALCDKYGILLIDDEVMSGFGRTGTWLATQHYGIKPDIVTCAKGLTSGYMPLGAVVVSDAIAEYFETHFLAGGLTYSGHPVSLAAAVANLKVYEDEGLFEHTRELGEYLGQRLEAMKAKYACVGDVRYKGLFSVLELVRDKATKEPLAPFNGTSPEMGRLAAHLKSKHVYAYSRFNFLWVCPPLVVTREELDEGLAAYEEALALVDEMIGSPVAAD, via the coding sequence ATGACCCAGCCTCACCCCGACACGCACGACATCATCCACGAGAACCGCGAGCACACCCTGTTCTCCTGGAGCGTGCAGACGCAGACGAACCCCATCCACATGACCGGCGGCAAGGGCAGTCACTTCTTTGACGGCGAGGGGAACGCCTGGCTGGACTTCAGTAGTCAGCTGATCAACATCAACGTCGGGCACCAGCACCCGGCCGTGCTGGAGGCCATCAAGGCGCAGGTGGACACCATGTGCTTCGCCGGGCCGAGCTTCGCCACGGACGTCCGCGCGCAGCTGGGCAGGAAACTGCGCGAGGTGACCGGCCTGGGCAAGAGCTTCTTCACGCTGGGCGGCAGCGAGGCGAACGAGAACGCCATGAAGATGGCCCGCCTGTACACCGGCCGCGACAAGATCATCACCCGCTACCGCTCCTACCACGGGGCGACGATGGGCAGCATGACCGCCAGCGGCGACCCCCGGCGCTGGCCCGTCGAACCCGGCGTGCCCGGCATCGTGCGTGCGTTCGACCCGTACTGCTACCGCTGCCCGTTCGGCAAGACACCGGACAGCTGCCGCCGCGAGTGCGTCTCCCACATCGAGGAGATCATCCAGATGGAAGGGCCGCACACCATCGCCGCGATCATGGTCGAAGGCATCACCGGCAGCAACGGCCTCCTCGTCCCGCCCGACGACTACTACCCGAAACTGCGCGCCCTGTGCGACAAGTACGGCATCCTCCTCATTGACGACGAGGTCATGAGCGGCTTCGGCCGCACCGGCACGTGGCTCGCCACGCAGCACTACGGCATCAAACCGGACATCGTCACCTGCGCCAAGGGCCTCACCAGCGGGTACATGCCGCTGGGCGCGGTGGTCGTCAGCGACGCCATCGCCGAGTACTTCGAGACGCACTTCCTGGCGGGCGGCCTGACGTACAGCGGTCACCCCGTCTCGCTGGCCGCCGCCGTCGCGAACCTGAAGGTCTACGAGGACGAGGGACTCTTCGAGCACACCCGCGAACTGGGCGAGTACCTCGGGCAGCGCCTGGAGGCCATGAAGGCGAAGTACGCCTGCGTGGGCGACGTGCGCTACAAGGGCCTGTTCAGCGTCCTTGAACTCGTGCGGGACAAGGCCACCAAAGAACCGCTGGCCCCGTTCAACGGCACCTCGCCCGAGATGGGCCGCCTCGCCGCGCACCTGAAAAGCAAACATGTGTACGCGTACAGCCGCTTCAACTTCCTGTGGGTCTGCCCGCCCCTCGTGGTCACCCGCGAGGAACTCGACGAGGGCCTCGCCGCCTACGAGGAAGCCCTGGCGCTCGTGGACGAGATGATCGGCTCGCCTGTCGCCGCCGACTGA
- a CDS encoding response regulator, translated as MKRPFRVLLVDDNPADLMLAKEVFADHGENLIVTTCASGDEALALLRGGHRPDVMILDVNMPVMSGFEVLQVIKADPALLSIPVVMLSTSSQPGDVARAYTLHASSYLVKSTSFQNFVEQVDAFVTFWRESHTPSWPGRPAN; from the coding sequence ATGAAACGGCCCTTCCGGGTACTGCTCGTCGATGACAACCCAGCCGACCTGATGCTCGCCAAGGAGGTCTTCGCCGATCATGGTGAGAACCTGATCGTCACCACCTGCGCCAGTGGCGATGAGGCGCTGGCGCTGCTGCGAGGCGGGCACCGGCCGGACGTGATGATCCTGGACGTGAACATGCCTGTCATGTCCGGGTTTGAGGTGCTGCAGGTCATCAAGGCCGATCCGGCCCTGCTGTCGATTCCGGTCGTGATGCTGTCCACGTCCTCACAGCCGGGCGATGTGGCGCGCGCCTACACCCTGCATGCCAGTTCGTACCTGGTGAAAAGCACCAGCTTCCAGAATTTTGTCGAGCAGGTGGACGCGTTCGTGACGTTCTGGCGGGAGAGTCACACGCCCAGCTGGCCTGGCCGACCCGCCAACTGA
- a CDS encoding PAAR domain-containing protein — translation MPPAARVGDQHTCPMSTGWTPHVGGPVSAGSPTVLIAGQPAARQGDTCVCVGPPDSIVRGSATVRINGQPAARQGDTTAHGGQIVVGAPTVNIGG, via the coding sequence ATGCCTCCAGCTGCCCGCGTCGGTGATCAACACACCTGTCCGATGTCCACCGGCTGGACGCCCCACGTGGGTGGTCCCGTCAGCGCGGGCAGCCCCACGGTCTTGATCGCCGGCCAGCCCGCCGCGCGCCAGGGCGACACTTGCGTGTGCGTGGGCCCGCCAGACTCCATCGTTCGTGGGAGTGCCACGGTCCGGATCAACGGTCAGCCCGCCGCGCGGCAGGGGGACACCACCGCGCATGGGGGGCAGATCGTGGTCGGGGCGCCCACCGTGAACATCGGGGGCTGA
- a CDS encoding CoA-acylating methylmalonate-semialdehyde dehydrogenase, which translates to MTDTMTKPAPINHWLGGKLTPGTSGRSAKVFNPATGEVAGLVDLASRDEVNAAVAAAVQTARSWRTVPLSRRAEIMFRFRALLDARRDDLARILTREHGKVHADALGEIARGIENVEFACGVPNLLKGGYSEGASTGVDVYSIQQPLGVVAGITPFNFPAMVPLWMLANALACGNAFILKPSEKDPSASLFLADLLKEAGLPDGVFTVIHGDKEAVDALLEHPDVAAVSFVGSTPIARAIYQKGTEHGKRVQALGGAKNHMLVLPDADVNMAADAAVSAAYGSAGERCMAISVVLAVGDVGDRLVEAIQSRLPALKVGPGDQPGNEMGPLITREHRDRVAGYVAGAEAQGATVVVDGRAQQFDGDGFFLGVSLLDHVTPDMDAYRDEIFGPVLCVVRVPTYEAGLKLINDNEFGNGTAIFTRDGGAARQFQFDCQVGMVGVNVPIPVPVAYYSFGGWKASLFGDTHMYGPDGIKFYTRTKVITSRWPDPATSRVDLGFPQNR; encoded by the coding sequence ATGACTGACACGATGACCAAGCCCGCGCCCATCAACCACTGGTTGGGGGGCAAGTTGACGCCCGGCACGTCGGGCCGCAGCGCGAAGGTATTCAACCCGGCGACCGGGGAGGTGGCGGGACTGGTGGACCTCGCCAGCCGCGATGAGGTGAATGCGGCCGTGGCAGCCGCAGTGCAGACGGCGCGGTCATGGCGGACGGTACCGTTGAGCCGGCGGGCGGAGATCATGTTCCGTTTCCGGGCACTGCTGGACGCCCGCCGGGACGACCTGGCCCGCATTCTGACCCGCGAGCACGGGAAGGTGCATGCGGACGCGCTGGGCGAGATCGCGCGTGGCATTGAGAACGTGGAGTTCGCGTGCGGCGTGCCGAACCTGCTCAAGGGTGGGTATTCCGAGGGCGCGAGCACGGGTGTGGATGTGTACTCGATTCAGCAGCCGCTGGGCGTGGTGGCGGGCATCACGCCGTTCAACTTCCCGGCCATGGTGCCGCTGTGGATGCTGGCCAACGCGCTGGCCTGCGGGAACGCCTTCATCCTGAAACCCAGTGAGAAGGACCCGTCGGCGAGCCTGTTCCTGGCAGACCTGCTCAAGGAGGCGGGCCTGCCGGACGGCGTGTTCACGGTGATCCACGGGGATAAGGAGGCGGTGGACGCGCTGCTGGAGCATCCGGATGTGGCAGCCGTCAGTTTCGTGGGGTCCACCCCGATTGCCCGTGCCATCTACCAGAAGGGCACCGAGCATGGGAAGCGCGTGCAGGCGCTGGGTGGCGCGAAGAACCACATGCTGGTCCTGCCGGACGCGGACGTGAACATGGCCGCCGACGCCGCCGTGAGTGCCGCGTACGGGTCCGCCGGGGAGCGCTGCATGGCGATCAGCGTGGTGCTGGCCGTCGGGGACGTGGGGGACAGGCTGGTGGAGGCGATCCAGTCGCGCCTCCCTGCCCTGAAGGTGGGTCCTGGGGATCAGCCCGGCAATGAGATGGGGCCGCTGATCACCCGCGAGCACCGCGACCGGGTGGCCGGGTATGTCGCCGGGGCCGAGGCGCAGGGCGCGACGGTCGTGGTGGATGGCCGCGCGCAGCAGTTTGATGGAGACGGCTTCTTCCTGGGCGTGTCGCTGCTGGATCACGTCACGCCGGACATGGACGCGTACCGCGACGAGATCTTCGGGCCGGTGCTGTGCGTGGTGCGCGTCCCGACGTACGAGGCGGGCTTGAAGCTCATCAACGACAACGAGTTCGGAAACGGCACGGCGATCTTCACGCGGGACGGCGGCGCGGCCCGGCAGTTCCAGTTCGATTGTCAGGTGGGCATGGTAGGCGTCAACGTGCCCATTCCGGTGCCGGTCGCGTACTACTCGTTCGGCGGGTGGAAGGCCAGTCTGTTCGGGGACACGCACATGTACGGCCCGGACGGCATCAAGTTCTACACCCGCACGAAGGTGATTACCTCCCGCTGGCCTGATCCGGCGACCAGCCGCGTGGACCTGGGCTTCCCACAGAACCGCTAA